In one Methyloterricola oryzae genomic region, the following are encoded:
- a CDS encoding formylmethanofuran dehydrogenase subunit B — translation MTDSSTRVWENVPSPFCGIASDDLKIQVNGSQIKVLEHGDAVTVAGFEQPLGDTQPRVNGKPASLAEAVAAAAGLLRAAGLPLFGGFGTDVNDTRAALSLADRCGAVLDQARAEGGLRNLLVLADTGWMATTLAEVKNRVDLLVVFGSDIEADFPRFYERFIWNTETLFGQDTSKREIVYIGRAPSGNASTAPDGRKAQVLACASEALPEVAAALNALTRGAQLQAESVGGIAVTELSSLVERMRQAHYSVLTWAAGHLAFPHADLTVQQLCQAVVSLNQTTRAAALPLGGQDGDRTASQVFAWQTGYPTRVSYARGYPEYDPYHNGTTRLLASGEADALLWISTINAQLTPPDASVPTVVVGRCGMRLDKEPDVFIPVGAPGIDHAGHMYRCDNVVSLPLRKLRDAGLPSGAEVLAAIERAL, via the coding sequence ATGACCGACAGTAGTACCCGGGTCTGGGAAAACGTACCCAGCCCCTTTTGCGGCATCGCGTCGGACGATCTCAAGATCCAGGTCAACGGCAGTCAGATCAAGGTGCTGGAGCACGGCGACGCCGTGACGGTCGCGGGCTTCGAGCAGCCCCTGGGCGATACGCAACCCCGCGTGAACGGCAAGCCGGCCAGCCTGGCCGAAGCGGTCGCCGCCGCCGCGGGGCTGTTGCGCGCCGCCGGCCTGCCCCTGTTCGGCGGCTTCGGCACCGACGTGAATGACACCCGCGCCGCCCTGTCCCTGGCCGACCGCTGCGGCGCGGTGCTGGATCAGGCCCGGGCCGAGGGCGGCCTGCGCAACCTGCTGGTGCTGGCCGACACGGGCTGGATGGCCACGACCCTGGCGGAGGTCAAAAATCGCGTGGACCTGCTGGTGGTGTTCGGCAGCGATATCGAGGCCGACTTCCCCCGCTTCTACGAGCGTTTCATCTGGAACACTGAAACCCTGTTCGGCCAGGACACGAGCAAGCGCGAGATCGTCTACATCGGCCGCGCGCCCAGCGGGAATGCCTCCACCGCGCCCGACGGCCGCAAGGCCCAGGTGCTGGCCTGCGCAAGCGAAGCCCTGCCGGAAGTGGCGGCCGCCCTCAACGCGCTGACGCGCGGCGCTCAACTGCAGGCGGAAAGCGTCGGCGGCATCGCCGTGACCGAACTGTCCTCCCTGGTGGAGCGCATGCGCCAGGCCCATTACAGCGTCCTCACCTGGGCCGCGGGACACCTCGCATTCCCCCATGCCGACCTGACCGTGCAGCAGCTTTGCCAGGCGGTGGTTAGCCTCAACCAGACCACCCGCGCAGCCGCCCTGCCCCTGGGTGGCCAGGACGGCGATCGCACCGCGAGCCAAGTGTTCGCCTGGCAGACCGGCTATCCCACCCGCGTGAGCTATGCCCGCGGTTATCCGGAATACGATCCCTACCACAACGGAACAACCCGGCTCCTGGCCAGCGGCGAGGCGGATGCGCTCCTGTGGATTTCCACCATCAACGCGCAGCTGACGCCGCCTGACGCCTCCGTGCCCACCGTGGTGGTGGGCCGCTGCGGCATGCGCCTGGACAAAGAGCCGGACGTGTTCATTCCGGTGGGCGCGCCGGGCATCGACCATGCCGGGCACATGTACCGCTGCGACAACGTGGTGAGCCTGCCCCTGCGCAAGCTGCGCGACGCGGGCCTGCCCAGCGGCGCCGAGGTTCTGGCTGCCATCGAGCGCGCCCTTTAA
- a CDS encoding formylmethanofuran dehydrogenase subunit A produces MLIKLTGGRVYDPAHGVNGETRDIWVRDGRIVAPPGDARPDQEYDLRGKIVMAGAIDMHTHIGGGKVTIARNLLPEDHRGDPVERHGLMRAGCGHAVPSTLTTGYRYAEMGYTAGFEPAVLPINARQAHMEMADVPLMDVGGYVMLGSDDYFLRLLSSGKSQEEINNYVAWTIHSSQCIGVKVVNPGGISAFKFNQRSLDLDEQHQYYGVSPRKVLQTLARAVHELGVPHPLHVHGCNLGVPGNVETTLNTMSGIEGLPMHLTHIQFHSYGTEGDRKFSSGAARIAEAFNKTKNITMDVGQILFGATVTASGDSQRQHANAGHAHNGKWVCMDIECDAGCGVVPFKYKDKNFVNALQWAIGLELFLLAEDPWRIFLTTDHPNGAPFTTYPHLIKLLMNKSFRNDMLASINPDAAALSTLGAIDREYSLYEIAIMTRAGAAKLLGLSDRGHLGVGAGADITVYSEQEDVEKMFEKPDYVFKDGELVVKHGEVVKIVWGNVHTVKPEFDRSGVEKDLKDYYDRYLTMKLDNFIIRDEEIEGDGRSKILVHPCGRA; encoded by the coding sequence ATGCTGATCAAACTCACAGGCGGCCGAGTCTATGACCCGGCCCACGGCGTCAACGGCGAAACGCGCGACATCTGGGTGCGCGACGGGCGCATCGTGGCGCCGCCGGGAGATGCCAGGCCGGATCAGGAATACGACCTGCGCGGCAAGATCGTCATGGCGGGCGCCATCGACATGCACACCCATATCGGCGGCGGCAAGGTGACCATCGCCCGCAACCTGCTGCCCGAGGACCACCGCGGCGACCCGGTGGAGCGCCACGGCCTGATGCGCGCCGGCTGCGGCCATGCGGTGCCCTCCACCCTCACCACAGGCTACCGCTATGCGGAAATGGGCTACACGGCGGGCTTCGAGCCGGCGGTGCTGCCCATCAACGCCCGCCAGGCGCACATGGAGATGGCCGACGTGCCCCTCATGGATGTGGGCGGCTATGTCATGCTGGGCAGCGACGACTACTTCCTGCGCCTGCTGTCTTCCGGCAAGAGCCAGGAGGAAATCAACAACTACGTGGCTTGGACCATCCATTCGTCCCAGTGCATCGGCGTCAAGGTGGTGAACCCGGGCGGCATCAGCGCCTTCAAGTTCAACCAGCGCAGCCTGGACCTGGACGAGCAGCACCAGTATTACGGCGTCAGCCCGCGCAAGGTGCTGCAGACTTTGGCCCGCGCCGTCCATGAGCTAGGCGTGCCGCACCCGCTGCACGTGCACGGCTGCAACCTGGGGGTGCCCGGCAATGTGGAAACCACGCTCAACACCATGAGCGGAATCGAGGGGCTGCCCATGCACCTCACCCACATCCAGTTCCACAGCTACGGCACCGAGGGCGACCGCAAGTTCTCCTCGGGCGCCGCGCGCATCGCCGAGGCCTTCAACAAGACCAAGAACATCACCATGGACGTGGGGCAGATCCTGTTCGGGGCGACGGTCACCGCCTCCGGCGACTCCCAGCGCCAGCACGCCAACGCCGGACACGCCCACAACGGCAAATGGGTGTGCATGGACATTGAGTGCGACGCCGGCTGCGGCGTGGTGCCCTTCAAGTACAAGGACAAGAATTTCGTCAACGCCCTGCAGTGGGCCATCGGCCTGGAACTGTTCCTGCTGGCTGAAGACCCCTGGCGCATCTTCCTGACCACCGACCATCCCAACGGCGCGCCTTTCACCACCTATCCGCATCTGATCAAGTTGCTGATGAACAAGAGCTTCCGCAACGACATGCTGGCGTCCATCAACCCGGACGCGGCGGCCCTGAGCACCCTGGGCGCCATCGACCGCGAGTACAGTCTCTACGAAATCGCCATCATGACCCGCGCCGGCGCGGCCAAGCTGCTGGGCCTGAGCGACCGCGGCCACCTGGGCGTCGGCGCCGGAGCGGACATCACCGTCTACAGCGAGCAGGAAGACGTGGAGAAGATGTTCGAGAAGCCCGACTACGTGTTCAAGGACGGCGAACTGGTGGTCAAGCACGGCGAAGTGGTGAAAATCGTCTGGGGCAATGTGCACACGGTGAAGCCCGAGTTCGACCGGTCCGGCGTGGAAAAGGATCTGAAGGACTATTACGACCGCTACCTGACCATGAAGCTGGACAACTTCATCATCCGCGACGAGGAGATCGAGGGCGACGGGCGCAGCAAGATCCTTGTGCATCCCTGCGGCCGGGCCTGA
- the fhcD gene encoding formylmethanofuran--tetrahydromethanopterin N-formyltransferase, with product MIINGVHIDPTFAEAFPMKATRVIITAQNLKWAYHSANAFTGFATSVIACGCEAGIERELDPSETPDGRPGVSAMIFAMGGKGLAKQLETRAGQCVLTSPTSALFAGIEGGDRIALGKNLRYFGDGFQISKRIRGKRYWRVPVMDGEFLTEETTGMIPAVGGGNFLILAESQPQALAACEAAIEAMKKVPNVIMPFPGGVVRSGSKVGSKYKSLNASTNDAFCPTLKGQTKSELSPEIESVMEIVIDGLSDEDIKKSMRVGIQAACELGAANGIRRISAGNYGGKLGPFLFHLQDIMA from the coding sequence ATGATCATCAACGGCGTACACATCGACCCGACCTTCGCCGAGGCTTTCCCCATGAAAGCCACGCGGGTCATCATCACCGCCCAGAACTTGAAGTGGGCCTACCATTCCGCCAACGCCTTCACCGGCTTCGCCACCTCGGTCATCGCCTGCGGCTGCGAGGCAGGCATCGAGCGGGAACTGGACCCTTCAGAAACCCCGGATGGCCGGCCCGGCGTCTCCGCCATGATCTTCGCCATGGGCGGCAAGGGCCTGGCCAAGCAACTGGAAACCCGGGCCGGCCAGTGCGTGCTCACCTCCCCCACCTCGGCCCTGTTCGCCGGCATCGAGGGTGGCGACCGCATAGCCCTGGGCAAGAACCTCCGCTACTTCGGCGACGGCTTCCAGATTTCCAAGCGCATCCGCGGCAAGCGCTATTGGCGCGTCCCGGTGATGGACGGCGAGTTTCTCACCGAGGAAACCACCGGCATGATTCCGGCGGTGGGCGGCGGCAACTTCCTGATCCTGGCGGAGTCCCAGCCGCAAGCCCTGGCGGCCTGCGAGGCGGCGATCGAGGCGATGAAAAAGGTGCCCAACGTCATCATGCCCTTCCCCGGCGGGGTCGTGCGCTCCGGCTCCAAGGTGGGCTCCAAGTACAAATCCCTCAATGCCTCCACCAACGACGCCTTCTGCCCGACCCTGAAGGGCCAGACCAAGAGCGAACTCTCCCCTGAAATCGAATCGGTGATGGAGATCGTGATCGACGGCCTGAGCGACGAGGACATCAAGAAGTCCATGCGCGTCGGCATCCAGGCCGCCTGTGAACTGGGCGCGGCCAACGGCATCCGCCGCATCAGCGCCGGCAACTATGGCGGAAAACTGGGCCCCTTCCTGTTCCACCTCCAGGACATCATGGCTTAA
- a CDS encoding formylmethanofuran dehydrogenase subunit C, whose product MSALTFTLKIELKQRLDCSPLTPGALAGKGAAEIAGIELQCGNRKLRADAVFDISGSDSDAIVVSKASAKLDYIGKGMESGSITVEGDAGSYLGLLMKNGVIHVSGNVDAYAACEMKNGEICIEGNAGDYLGAALPGDKKGMQGGVVIVKGDAADRVGDHMRRGAILIEGNAGAYLGARMTAGTIAVMGSVGAFPGYAMKRGTLLLLKSPGQLPATFNDCGTHTLGFLPLLLKGFQGYPTRFGDLADQVKRVRRYAGDLSGLGKGEILVVA is encoded by the coding sequence ATGAGCGCACTGACCTTTACCCTCAAGATCGAACTGAAGCAGCGCCTGGACTGCTCCCCCCTGACACCCGGCGCTCTGGCGGGCAAAGGCGCCGCGGAGATTGCCGGGATCGAGCTGCAATGCGGAAACCGCAAGCTGCGCGCCGACGCCGTGTTCGACATCAGCGGCAGCGACAGCGACGCCATCGTCGTCAGCAAGGCCAGCGCCAAGCTGGACTACATCGGCAAGGGCATGGAGTCCGGCAGCATCACCGTGGAAGGCGATGCCGGCTCCTATCTCGGGTTGCTGATGAAGAACGGCGTGATCCATGTCAGCGGCAATGTGGATGCCTACGCCGCCTGTGAAATGAAAAACGGCGAAATCTGCATCGAAGGCAATGCCGGCGACTACCTGGGCGCTGCCCTCCCGGGCGACAAAAAAGGCATGCAGGGTGGGGTGGTCATCGTCAAGGGCGACGCCGCCGACCGCGTCGGCGATCACATGCGCCGCGGCGCGATTCTCATCGAGGGCAACGCTGGCGCGTACCTGGGCGCACGCATGACCGCAGGCACCATCGCCGTCATGGGCAGCGTAGGGGCCTTTCCCGGCTACGCCATGAAGCGCGGCACCCTGCTGCTGCTGAAGTCACCAGGCCAACTCCCCGCCACCTTCAACGACTGCGGCACCCACACCCTGGGATTCCTGCCGTTGTTGCTGAAAGGCTTTCAGGGCTACCCGACCCGCTTTGGCGACCTGGCGGACCAGGTCAAGCGGGTGCGGCGTTATGCCGGCGATCTGTCGGGATTAGGCAAGGGCGAGATTCTGGTCGTCGCCTGA
- a CDS encoding HAD family hydrolase, with translation MKGVAKLNGIPPFEGVLLDLDGLLIDSETSYLHAWQQAGLQWGVDFREGFLRSLVGLHAGQVDARLAAEIGSSYQRERFFADAGAIWREHVAACGIACMPGAEELLAWLDEQRIPYALGTNSDSSAARRCLAHAGLAGRFNVMVCRDDVAAGKPEPDVYLRAAASLDLRPERCLVLEDSTVGLQAAASAGAIPVLVREREADSDMERLAHAVFTSLREVLACLA, from the coding sequence TTGAAGGGGGTTGCCAAGCTAAATGGCATACCCCCTTTCGAGGGCGTGCTGCTGGATCTGGATGGTCTGCTCATCGACAGCGAAACCAGCTACCTGCACGCTTGGCAGCAGGCGGGTTTGCAGTGGGGGGTGGATTTCCGCGAGGGCTTTCTCCGCTCGCTCGTCGGTTTGCATGCCGGTCAAGTGGACGCGCGTCTGGCGGCGGAGATCGGCAGCAGCTACCAGCGCGAGCGCTTTTTCGCTGACGCCGGGGCAATCTGGCGGGAGCATGTCGCTGCCTGCGGGATCGCGTGCATGCCCGGTGCCGAGGAGCTGCTGGCGTGGCTGGATGAGCAACGGATACCCTATGCCCTGGGCACCAACAGTGACAGCAGCGCGGCACGACGCTGTCTGGCGCACGCGGGCCTGGCAGGGCGTTTCAATGTGATGGTTTGCCGCGACGACGTTGCTGCCGGCAAGCCGGAGCCTGATGTCTACCTTCGGGCGGCAGCCAGCCTTGATTTGCGCCCCGAGCGTTGCCTGGTGCTGGAGGATTCGACTGTGGGCTTGCAGGCGGCGGCCAGTGCCGGTGCGATCCCTGTGCTGGTCCGTGAGCGGGAGGCGGATAGTGATATGGAGCGGCTGGCGCACGCCGTGTTCACGTCATTGCGCGAGGTGCTTGCCTGTCTTGCCTGA
- a CDS encoding Crp/Fnr family transcriptional regulator codes for MQLDTLAGLKNIPFLADVPDDVLTDLASSAIRKTFPKSAVIITEGDEAGPLFIILSGKVRVYLSNEDGKMVTLSEQKEGSYFGELSILDDQPRSASVMTVEPCVCALIPRQAFHSWLKKHPDGAALALMRGLTKKIRILTENVRGLALSDVYGRLVRTLNDLAEEDEDGLAIKDKVSHQDLANMVGSSREMVSKLMKDLSSGGYLSTEGRRIRLLRKLPASW; via the coding sequence ATGCAGCTCGACACCCTTGCTGGCCTGAAAAACATCCCGTTTCTTGCGGACGTACCCGACGACGTGCTGACGGACCTGGCTTCCAGTGCCATACGCAAGACCTTCCCCAAAAGCGCGGTCATCATCACCGAGGGCGATGAAGCCGGACCCCTGTTCATCATCCTGTCCGGCAAGGTGCGGGTCTACCTCAGCAACGAGGATGGTAAGATGGTGACCCTGTCGGAGCAGAAGGAGGGATCCTATTTCGGTGAACTGTCCATCCTGGACGATCAGCCGCGATCCGCTTCGGTCATGACGGTGGAGCCCTGCGTGTGCGCGCTGATTCCCCGTCAAGCCTTTCATTCCTGGCTGAAGAAGCATCCGGATGGGGCGGCGTTGGCCTTGATGCGCGGTCTCACCAAGAAGATTCGCATCCTGACCGAGAATGTGCGTGGCCTGGCTCTCTCCGATGTCTATGGGCGACTGGTGCGCACACTCAATGACCTGGCCGAGGAGGACGAGGACGGCCTGGCCATCAAGGATAAGGTCAGTCATCAAGACCTGGCGAACATGGTGGGTTCGTCGCGGGAGATGGTCAGCAAGCTCATGAAGGATCTGTCTTCCGGAGGATATCTGTCCACGGAAGGTCGCCGAATTCGCCTGCTCAGGAAACTCCCCGCCTCCTGGTAA
- the nifB gene encoding nitrogenase cofactor biosynthesis protein NifB: MQTAHSETEAAPVNAAGGNVDEIMQKVAEHKGCGTSGGSGKASCGSGAGENDLPQEIWDKVKNHPCYSEEAHHHYARMHVAVAPACNIQCNYCNRKYDCANESRPGVVSEKLTPEQAAKKVLAVASTIPQMTVLGIAGPGDPLANPEKTFKTFELVAKYAPDIKLCVSTNGLTLPDHVERLSQYNIDHVTITVNMVDPEVGAKIYPWIYYNKKRYTGVDAAKILTERQMRGLEMLTERGILSKINSVMIPGINDQHLVEVNKAVKSRGAFLHNIMPLISAPEHGTVFGLTGQRGPTAQELKKLQDSCEGEMNMMRHCRQCRADAVGLLGEDRSAEFTTEKIETMEVTYDLESRKAYQEAVEKERQAVVAARQEELETLAGAHSDIKMLIAVATKGSGKVNEHFGHATEFQIYELSTEGAKFVGHRRVDLYCQGGYGEEDALQTVIRAINDCHAVFVAKIGGCPKNDLKAAGIDPVDQYANQFIEQSAIAYFKEYLDKVTSGEIEHVVKGDAEIRQGALIAA; the protein is encoded by the coding sequence ATGCAAACTGCGCACAGTGAAACAGAGGCGGCGCCGGTGAACGCCGCCGGGGGAAATGTGGACGAAATCATGCAGAAGGTTGCCGAACACAAGGGTTGCGGCACCTCGGGTGGTTCCGGAAAGGCGAGCTGCGGATCGGGCGCGGGCGAGAACGACCTGCCGCAGGAAATCTGGGACAAGGTAAAGAACCATCCCTGCTACAGCGAGGAAGCCCATCACCACTATGCGCGAATGCACGTGGCGGTGGCTCCGGCCTGCAACATCCAGTGCAACTACTGCAACCGCAAGTACGATTGCGCCAACGAGAGCCGTCCCGGCGTGGTCAGCGAGAAACTGACGCCGGAACAGGCCGCCAAGAAGGTGTTGGCGGTGGCCTCCACCATTCCGCAGATGACCGTGCTGGGCATCGCCGGCCCCGGCGATCCGCTGGCCAATCCGGAAAAGACCTTCAAGACCTTCGAACTGGTTGCCAAGTACGCGCCGGACATCAAGCTCTGCGTATCCACCAACGGCCTGACCCTGCCCGATCACGTGGAGCGCTTGTCCCAGTACAACATCGACCACGTCACCATCACCGTGAACATGGTGGACCCGGAGGTGGGTGCGAAGATCTACCCCTGGATCTACTACAACAAGAAGCGCTACACCGGCGTTGACGCCGCCAAGATCCTCACCGAGCGGCAGATGCGCGGCCTGGAAATGCTCACCGAGCGCGGCATCCTGTCCAAGATCAACTCCGTGATGATCCCTGGCATCAACGACCAGCATCTGGTCGAGGTGAACAAGGCGGTGAAATCCCGCGGCGCCTTCCTGCACAACATCATGCCCCTGATTTCCGCGCCGGAGCACGGCACGGTGTTCGGCCTGACCGGCCAGCGCGGCCCGACCGCGCAGGAGCTGAAGAAATTGCAGGACAGCTGCGAAGGCGAGATGAACATGATGCGCCACTGCCGCCAGTGCCGCGCCGACGCCGTCGGTCTTCTGGGCGAGGACCGCAGCGCCGAGTTCACCACCGAGAAAATCGAGACGATGGAAGTCACCTACGACCTGGAGTCCCGCAAGGCCTACCAGGAAGCGGTGGAGAAGGAGCGCCAGGCCGTCGTGGCCGCGCGTCAGGAAGAACTGGAAACCCTGGCCGGTGCCCATTCCGACATCAAAATGTTGATCGCCGTGGCCACCAAGGGCAGCGGCAAGGTCAACGAGCACTTCGGCCACGCCACCGAGTTCCAGATCTACGAGCTCAGCACCGAGGGCGCCAAGTTCGTCGGCCATCGCCGTGTGGACTTGTACTGCCAGGGCGGTTACGGCGAGGAAGACGCCCTCCAGACCGTCATCCGCGCCATCAACGACTGCCATGCGGTATTCGTGGCCAAGATCGGCGGTTGCCCGAAGAACGACCTGAAGGCGGCGGGCATCGATCCGGTGGACCAGTATGCCAACCAGTTCATCGAGCAGTCGGCCATCGCCTACTTCAAGGAGTATCTGGACAAAGTGACCAGCGGCGAGATCGAGCACGTCGTCAAGGGCGACGCGGAAATCCGCCAGGGCGCGCTGATCGCGGCCTAA
- a CDS encoding 4Fe-4S binding protein translates to MAFKIVEDNCTGCCACEPECPNQAISELSNGLFTIEPAKCTECVGHHDEPQCVAVCPIEETCIIDDDYPRYEAA, encoded by the coding sequence ATGGCTTTCAAGATTGTCGAAGATAACTGCACGGGCTGCTGTGCCTGCGAACCGGAATGTCCGAATCAAGCCATATCCGAATTGAGCAACGGCCTGTTCACCATCGAGCCGGCCAAATGCACCGAATGTGTAGGCCACCACGACGAACCACAATGCGTCGCGGTCTGCCCCATCGAAGAAACCTGCATCATTGACGACGATTACCCGCGATACGAAGCGGCATAG
- a CDS encoding HesB/IscA family protein: MDLTITPSAAKFIQRMVRFGGAGESAGFRLVVSPGGCSGLSSEFSVEAEPLAGDATVTIDGMKLFLPAESRMLLQGVTMDFKDTPLQSGLVFVDPKATGCGTCGTSAPPPAEVGIPISSIPIKSA, from the coding sequence ATGGATCTGACTATTACACCAAGCGCTGCCAAATTCATCCAACGCATGGTCCGCTTCGGCGGCGCAGGCGAGAGCGCCGGCTTTCGGCTGGTGGTCAGCCCGGGCGGCTGCTCCGGGCTCTCATCGGAATTCAGCGTCGAGGCCGAACCCTTGGCCGGTGACGCCACCGTGACCATCGATGGCATGAAGTTGTTCCTGCCCGCCGAAAGTCGGATGTTGCTGCAAGGCGTGACCATGGACTTCAAGGACACCCCCCTGCAGAGCGGCCTGGTGTTTGTCGATCCCAAGGCGACCGGTTGCGGCACCTGCGGCACCAGCGCACCGCCGCCGGCGGAAGTGGGCATTCCGATCTCCAGCATTCCCATCAAGAGCGCCTGA